Proteins encoded within one genomic window of Pedobacter africanus:
- a CDS encoding SusC/RagA family TonB-linked outer membrane protein, whose amino-acid sequence MKKLLQSLFILMLVAGAAIAQDRTITGTVTGKDDGLPIPGVSVKIVGTQTGTSTDANGKYALKAPSGATSIQFTSIGYTQLTLRLGASNVLNATLSTDAQQLGEVVVTALGVSKEKRTLGYSAQAVKPQDILNSRESNVVNALAGKVAGVQINNSGGQAGSSSRITIRGTTSLIGNNQPLFIIDGIPMDNSTNRGISETDESALFNGAGGNRGIDLDPNTIETMTVLKGAAASALYGSRGAMGVIMITTKRGKKDANRKYPKVSFSSSLALDNAFTDGYQTSYLQGTLGKYKNGLPPTAGGYSENGGATQTSASWGPHKDSVSQAVISAIGMPKVMDPRKEFYRTGKVWNNSVSLSGGTDKSTYILTYSNLDQQGIVEKNTFKRNSITGNFSSQLGSKFNTSTSVNYTNSKNMRMPEGNSKRSYLYSLNFAPISFDSKAQYELAGNRSWTNEAGFNNPYWLLDNIEMPSSVDRFVVSNESTLEILPWLKLTNRVGLDTYTDNQAEHVNVGTISVPRGRMYDALIKQTQINNDLILNADYKINDDMKISGLIGNNINQRKFARRTVRGLDIIPGFYDITGAQTTEALQADEQRRLIGIYGSATFEYKNFLYLNATARNDWSSTLPVDNNSFFYPSVSAGFVFSDVLGLNNNKYFNYGKLRLPYAQAGNDADPYSVYQTYVRANPGDGQRGNIAFPFNGVNGFERNARLYNQGLVPEKVTEKEIGLELKFFKNRLGIDAAYYDKVSRNQILPQEVSGASGYVDRMINAGEILNRGIEVTLNATPIQTEAFSWDIAVNFAKNRYKLKSIAEGVDNIFLAGFESPQIRADKDYGYGVIWGTRFARNDQGKMLIDDDGLPIVADDLGPIGNVTPDWTGGIRNTFSYKGLSLSALFDIRHGGDILNFDLYYSTFYGTAKVTEQRNTMKLWEGVRQSDGQPNTTPVLQDQAYFQNWYTTSYETLVEDGGFVKLREVTLSYNLPQKLIAKTPFESIGFSVTGRNLWIKSDFSFKDPEGSLLGNGNAQGFYHAVTPGTRGVTFGLNVKF is encoded by the coding sequence ATGAAAAAACTTCTACAAAGTTTGTTCATTTTGATGCTAGTTGCAGGAGCAGCAATAGCTCAGGATCGGACAATTACAGGTACGGTTACAGGAAAGGATGATGGCTTGCCAATTCCCGGAGTTTCCGTAAAAATTGTAGGTACTCAGACCGGTACCTCTACAGATGCAAATGGGAAATATGCACTAAAAGCCCCTTCAGGCGCAACATCTATTCAGTTCACCTCAATTGGTTATACGCAATTAACACTTCGTTTGGGAGCGTCAAATGTTTTGAATGCTACCTTATCAACAGATGCACAACAATTAGGTGAGGTTGTAGTAACAGCCTTAGGTGTTTCTAAAGAGAAAAGAACTTTAGGGTATTCTGCACAGGCGGTTAAACCCCAGGACATCCTAAACTCCAGGGAATCCAACGTAGTGAATGCCCTTGCTGGTAAGGTTGCTGGTGTTCAAATCAATAACTCCGGTGGTCAGGCAGGTTCTTCTTCAAGGATTACCATTAGGGGTACCACTTCATTAATTGGAAATAACCAGCCGTTATTTATCATTGATGGTATTCCAATGGATAATTCTACCAACAGGGGGATTAGCGAGACGGATGAAAGCGCATTGTTTAATGGGGCCGGAGGAAACAGGGGGATTGACCTTGATCCGAACACAATTGAAACAATGACCGTTTTAAAGGGAGCTGCGGCATCGGCATTATATGGTTCGAGAGGAGCGATGGGTGTAATTATGATCACAACCAAAAGAGGAAAGAAAGACGCCAACCGGAAATATCCAAAAGTTTCTTTTTCTTCCAGTTTAGCCCTTGACAATGCCTTTACAGACGGTTATCAGACCTCTTATTTGCAGGGTACCTTGGGTAAATATAAAAACGGGTTGCCACCTACTGCAGGTGGGTATTCAGAAAATGGCGGCGCCACGCAGACATCTGCCAGCTGGGGACCTCATAAGGACAGTGTAAGCCAGGCGGTGATCAGTGCCATCGGCATGCCTAAGGTTATGGATCCAAGAAAAGAGTTTTATCGTACAGGTAAGGTATGGAATAATTCAGTGTCCCTTAGTGGTGGAACAGACAAGTCTACCTATATCCTTACTTATTCAAATCTGGACCAGCAGGGTATCGTTGAGAAAAATACCTTTAAAAGGAATAGTATTACCGGTAATTTCTCTTCACAGCTAGGTAGTAAATTTAATACCAGCACATCTGTGAATTATACCAATTCCAAAAACATGCGGATGCCTGAAGGAAACTCTAAGCGTTCATACCTGTATTCATTGAACTTTGCCCCTATTAGTTTCGATAGCAAGGCCCAATATGAATTGGCGGGTAATCGGTCTTGGACAAATGAGGCCGGATTTAACAACCCTTACTGGTTATTGGATAACATCGAAATGCCAAGTAGCGTAGATAGGTTTGTGGTTTCAAATGAATCCACCCTCGAAATTTTACCTTGGTTGAAATTAACCAACAGGGTTGGTCTGGATACCTATACTGATAACCAGGCAGAACACGTAAATGTGGGTACGATCAGTGTGCCCAGAGGTAGGATGTATGATGCATTGATCAAACAAACACAGATTAATAATGACCTGATCTTAAATGCTGATTATAAGATCAATGATGATATGAAGATTTCCGGGTTGATCGGTAATAACATCAATCAGCGGAAATTTGCAAGAAGAACAGTAAGAGGCTTGGACATCATTCCTGGTTTCTATGACATCACCGGAGCCCAAACTACAGAAGCGCTTCAGGCAGATGAGCAAAGGAGGCTGATTGGTATCTACGGATCCGCAACTTTTGAATATAAAAACTTTCTTTATTTAAACGCTACAGCAAGAAATGACTGGTCTTCAACTTTACCGGTGGATAACAATTCATTCTTTTACCCATCTGTATCTGCAGGTTTTGTATTTAGTGATGTACTGGGTCTGAACAATAACAAATATTTCAACTATGGTAAGTTGAGATTGCCTTATGCTCAGGCTGGTAATGATGCTGATCCTTATTCAGTTTATCAGACTTATGTAAGGGCAAACCCAGGGGATGGCCAGAGAGGAAACATTGCTTTTCCTTTCAATGGAGTGAACGGCTTTGAAAGAAATGCGCGTTTGTATAACCAAGGGCTTGTTCCTGAAAAAGTGACAGAAAAAGAAATCGGTTTGGAACTGAAGTTTTTCAAAAACAGGTTAGGCATTGATGCTGCTTACTACGATAAAGTCAGCAGGAACCAGATCCTTCCACAGGAGGTATCCGGTGCTAGTGGTTATGTAGACCGCATGATCAACGCAGGTGAGATTTTGAACCGTGGTATAGAGGTAACATTAAATGCGACGCCAATACAAACAGAAGCATTTAGCTGGGATATCGCTGTAAATTTTGCAAAGAACCGTTATAAATTAAAATCTATCGCCGAAGGTGTAGATAACATTTTCCTTGCGGGTTTTGAAAGTCCACAGATCAGGGCCGATAAAGATTACGGCTATGGTGTAATATGGGGAACCAGGTTTGCCCGTAACGACCAAGGCAAGATGCTGATTGACGACGATGGTTTGCCTATTGTTGCGGATGACCTTGGGCCAATTGGTAATGTGACACCTGATTGGACAGGCGGCATCAGAAATACTTTTAGTTATAAAGGACTGTCGTTATCTGCTTTGTTTGACATCAGACATGGCGGAGACATCCTTAACTTTGATTTGTACTACTCTACTTTTTATGGAACAGCTAAGGTAACCGAACAAAGAAACACTATGAAACTTTGGGAAGGTGTAAGACAGTCTGATGGCCAGCCAAATACAACGCCTGTTTTACAGGATCAGGCCTATTTCCAGAACTGGTATACTACTTCGTACGAAACATTGGTTGAAGATGGTGGTTTTGTGAAGTTAAGAGAAGTTACACTGAGCTATAATCTGCCGCAAAAACTTATCGCTAAAACCCCTTTTGAGTCTATCGGTTTTTCTGTTACCGGGCGTAACCTTTGGATCAAGTCTGATTTTAGTTTTAAAGATCCTGAAGGCAGCTTGCTGGGTAATGGAAATGCACAGGGCTTTTATCATGCAGTTACCCCGGGAACAAGAGGAGTTACTTTTGGTCTTAACGTTAAATTTTAA